The genomic DNA CGGGTCGGAATTTCAGGCGATCCTCGACGTGTTCTATGGGGGCAGGCCTTGTCCGTTGACTATGAAGGCTCTGGATCGTCCGAATCCTGAAAGCCTTTCCTAGCAATGGGTGCGCACATAGAGACTGACCACGCCCATTACAGGTCATCCCAAGCAGACTAGCGCCCATCCCCCAGCCTGCGATCTTGGCGGCCAGCCAGGTCAAACAGGCTCTTGATGGAGTCGGGGTAGTGCGTTGTTCAGCGAATGTCCGCTCTGAGCCCCAAGCAGTCATCCAATTCTAGATTAGCAGCGTTAGGGAGTCATGGATTTCGGCCAGCTATGGTTTTGTCCCCACCGCAACGTAGAGTACGTCGGCGATAAGAACCGAGGAACTTTCCGCCCAAGTAAATTTGCTGTAATATTCAAAAGAATGGGGAAGGAGATATATGTGATGACTTATTTCGACCTAGGCTCATACTCCCGATCTATCTCCACCACGTCCCAAGACGCTCAAAAATGGTTCGACCGTGGATTGGTGTGGACCTACGCATACAATCATGAAGAGGCCATCGAGTGCTTTAGAAAAGCGCTGGCTGCGGATTCCGGGTGTGCAATGGCCCATTGGGGCATCGCTTATTGCATTGGCCCCAATTACAATAAACCTTGGGAGACATTCGAGGACGACGAAAAACCTGACTGTATCAAAGTAGCCCAGAACTCAATTGATGCAGCGAATGAACTTCTGGATCAGGTCACACCGGTGGAACGTGCCCTGATTGAGACATTGCCCGCGCGCTACCCAGACACTTCGGAAGTTGAGGACTTTAGCCCTTGGAATGACGCCTTTGCCAATGAAATGCGCAAGGTCCATTCCGAATATGGTGATGACCTGGATGTTTGCGCTCTTTTCGCCGAGGCGATGATGAACCGCACGCCTTGGCAGTTATGGGATTTACCGAGCGGTAAACCA from Candidatus Obscuribacterales bacterium includes the following:
- a CDS encoding tetratricopeptide repeat protein, with the translated sequence MTYFDLGSYSRSISTTSQDAQKWFDRGLVWTYAYNHEEAIECFRKALAADSGCAMAHWGIAYCIGPNYNKPWETFEDDEKPDCIKVAQNSIDAANELLDQVTPVERALIETLPARYPDTSEVEDFSPWNDAFANEMRKVHSEYGDDLDVCALFAEAMMNRTPWQLWDLPSGKPAEGADTLEAITVLDEAFQARARAWQHPGLLHMYIHLMEMSPHPEKALRHGDALSTLVPDAGHLLHMPT